From the Candidatus Polarisedimenticolia bacterium genome, the window TTACCGCAAAAGGTGGTATGGCCGTCCGGGTTGTAGAAGATGGCCCGGAAATCGGCGATACGCGACGTCTCCAGGAGAATGACGCCATCCGCGCCGACCGACAAGGCCCTGACCGTAATTCGCTGCACCAGCTCCGAGACCGACTCGGGGCGCACCACCCCGTTGCGGTTGTCGATGACGATGAAGTCGTTGCCCCCGCCCGACATCTTGAAGAATTCCATGAGGCAGCTCTCCTCAGGGTTTTCCGGGAGGAGGCTTGGTGCCTCCCGGGGCATGCGGGGCGATCCGGTCGGTGCGCACCTCCGACCGCTCGCTCTCGTTCGGCGGCTCGGCTGTATCCACCGCCGTGATGCTGTAATAGTACTTGACTCCCGGCTCCACCGCCGCGTCCACGTAGGTCGAATCGTCCGCGGCCGGCCGGGTCAGCTCGGTGAAACCCTCCGTCTCCGAGGTCGAACGGTAGATTCGATACCCCGCCAGGTCGGTCTCGGAGTTGGGGAACCAGTAGAGTTTGATGACGTTGCCCTCCGCCGAAACGGCGAACCCTGTCGGGGCGGCCGGGGCGTAGACGTCTTTGGGCGACAGCTTCAGCGACGCGGAGCCTTCGCTTTCCCGGCTTGCCTTCCCGGATACGGCCACAGAACGCACCGAGTAGTAATAGTCCTTCCCAAAGCTGAACTCCGTATCTTCGAAGGCCGGCTGCGCCAGAGGCTGGGGATTGCGCGGGGGATCCAGGAACAGCCCCTCCGTCTCCGAGCGGTAGACGTTGAACTGCACCGTGACTTCTTGCGCCTGAGGCGCCGGCGCCTCCCAAAAAAGGCGGATCGCCTTTTCCGAGATCTCCGCCTGGAGATTGGACGGCGGCATGGGCGGGGGCAGGAGCCGCAGGGTGGCGAAGTTGGACAGCGGCGAAGACCTCTTTTCGATGTCCACCGCGGTCAGCGCGTAGGTGAGGTCCTTGCCGGCCTGGGGAATCTCCCCTCCCAGCGGATCGGGATCCAGGAAGGCGAAGCGCCTTGCGGAAAGCGCCTTTCCGAGGGACTCGCCTTCCACGGTGGCGATGCGCTTCGCGTCCTTGGTGAACTGGCGCACCGCGTTGCGCTCCGCCGTCTTGGCTTGCGCACCCGACAGCCCGGTCAGGCCGCCACGATCCAGGCGCCATACCCGCACTTCGGTGATGGGAGCCAGCGGCCCGCCGTCCTGGCTGTGCTGCGGCAGCAACCCGGTGAGGACCACCCCCTTCCCCTCCTGGCGGGCCGAGACCGATGCCATGCGGTCGGGCCCGCGCCTCAGCGGCGGCATGGGAGGTCCCTTCTTGCCGCAGGCCGTCGAGAAGAGGATTGCCGTCATCAAGGTTGCGAGGGGTGCGGACGCGTGCAGGCGCCGGCGGCGGACGCGAAGCTTCAAGGAACGCGCTCCCGTGAGCTCCACCGGACGGCGGAGGGTGGGACTGCTCCTGCTAGAGGATGTAACGGCTCAGGTCCTGGTCGCGGATGACGCCGGCGAGCATGCGCTGGACGTAAGCCGCGTCGATAACGACGGTCTTTTCCTCCTGCTCGCTTCCGGCGAAGGAGACCTCGTCCAGCAGCTTCTCCATCAGGGTGTGAAGCCTGCGGGCCCCGATGTTCTCGGTGCGCTCGTTCACCTCCGCGGCGTAGCGCGCGATCGTCTGCAGCGCGTCGGGGGTGAAGCTCATGTGCAATCCCTCGGTTTCCATCAGCGCCACGTATTGGCGGGTCAGGGCATTCTTCGGCTCGCTCAGGATGCGGACGAAGTCCTCCTCGCTGAGGGTGTCGAGCTCCACGCGGATCGGAAAGCGTCCCTGCAGCTCCGGGATCAGGTCGGAAGGCTTGCTCACATGAAAGGCGCCGGAGGCGATGAACAGGATATGGTTCGTCTTGACCATGCCGTACTTGGTGCTGGCGGTGGTGCCTTCCACGATCGGCAGCAAGTCGCGCTGGACTCCCTCACGGCTGACGTCGGGCCCATGCCCCGTCTCGCGGCCGGCAATCTTGTCCAGCTCGTCGATGAAGATGATGCCCGACTCCTCGACGCGCTTGACGGCCAGCTTCGCCACACTATCGGGATCGATCAGCTTTTCCTCTTCCTCGCGCAGGAGGTGGTCGCGTGCCTCCGCCACGCTCATGCGCCGCTTGCGGCTCTTGCCGCCGAACATCCCCGGCATCATCTCCTTGAGGTTGATGTCCATCTCCTCCATGCCGGCGCTGGAAAAAATGCGCATGGCGGGAAAAGACGAGGCGCGCACCTCGAGATCGAGCATGCGGTCCTCCAGGGCGCCGGAGCGCAGCTGCTGGCGAAGCTTCTCCCGGCTGCGCTCGTGCTGCTCGGTGGCCTCCGCTCCCACTTCGGAGGCTATGCCCCCCGGGTGGGGCCGCTCCAGGGGCGGCAGCAGCAGCTCCAGGAGGCGGTCCTCCACATTGCGCGCGGCGCGCTGGCGCACCTCCTTGGCCTTCTCGGAGCGCACCATCTCGACCGCCAGCTCGACAAGGTCCCGGATCATCGACTCGACGTCACGCCCCACGTAGCCGACTTCGGTGTACTTGGAGGCTTCCACCTTGATGAAGGGGGAGCTGGTCAGGCGCGCGAGACGGCGGGCGATCTCCGTCTTCCCCACGCCGGTGGGGCCGATCATAATGATGTTCTTGGGGGCGACTTCTTCGGCCATCTCGGGAGGCAGCTTCAGCCGGCGGGTGCGGTTGCGCAGGGCGATGGCCACGGCGCGCTTGGCGGCGCGCTGCCCCACGACATACTTGTCCAGCTCCACGACAATCTGGCGAGGCGTCAGGTCGTCGCTGCTGAGCGGGACCGCCTTCTCCGTCACCTCTCCCGGCATGTAGAAGACCATCGGAGCCTTACAGCGTCTCCACCGCGATGTTATCGTTGGTATAGATGTCGATATCCGAGGTGATCCGCATCGCTTCCGTGGCGATGGTCGGTGCGTCCAGGTCGGAATGCTTGATCAGCGCCCGTGCGGCCGCCAGCGCCAGCGGTCCGCCCGAGCCGAGCGCGATCAGCCCGTCGTCCGGCTCGATGAGATCCCCGGTGCCGGAGAGCAGGTAGGCATGGCTGCCGTTGGCTACCACCAGGTGCGCCTCCAGCCGCCGGAGCACCCGGTCGGTGCGCCAGTCCTTCACCATTTCGACCGAAGCACGCTCCAGATTGCCGCGGAACTCTTCGAGCTTCGCCTCGAACTTGGTGAACAGGGCGATCGCATCGGCCGCCGAGCCGGCGAAGCCGGCCAGAATCGTGCCGTTGTAGACGCGGCGAATCTTCCGCGCCCCGTGCTTGACCACCGAATGCCCCAAGGTGACCTGGCCGTCTCCCGCCATGGAGACCTGTCCCTTGTGGCGTACGCACAAAATGGTGGTGTGCTCGAAGCGCAGGCGCATGCGAAGTTAGTTCCTTTTTTTCAATTGATTAACTACGTCCGAGATTATGTCACGCAAACGCGGGGCGTCAAATCTCGCGGCCTTCAGCGGCGCTGCAGGGCGATGCGCGCGTCCACCGCGAACGACTCGCTGCGGCGGCTCCCCACGATGAACGGATTGATGTCCACCTGCTCGATCTCCGGGAAATCGGAGAGCAGCTGCGACAATCGCAGGATCATCTCCACCAGGAGCTTCTCGCTGACGCCAGGCTCCCCGCGAAACCCCTTGAGAAGTGGATAGCCGCGCAGCGAGGTGATCATCTCGGACGCGTCGCGGTCGGTGATCGGATGAACGCGGAACGCTACGTCCTTCATCGCCTCGACGAAGATGCCGCCCAGCCCGAACATCAACAGTGTCCCGAACTGGCGATCCTGGAACGAGCCGAGGATTACTTCCCTGCCGCCGCGGATCATCTTCTGGACGAGCACCGGCAGCGCGCGCTTCTTCAGCCGCTGGGCCATCTCGCGGTAGGTGCGGCCCACCTCGTCGCCGTTGCGCAAGT encodes:
- a CDS encoding fibronectin type III domain-containing protein, with the protein product MKLRVRRRRLHASAPLATLMTAILFSTACGKKGPPMPPLRRGPDRMASVSARQEGKGVVLTGLLPQHSQDGGPLAPITEVRVWRLDRGGLTGLSGAQAKTAERNAVRQFTKDAKRIATVEGESLGKALSARRFAFLDPDPLGGEIPQAGKDLTYALTAVDIEKRSSPLSNFATLRLLPPPMPPSNLQAEISEKAIRLFWEAPAPQAQEVTVQFNVYRSETEGLFLDPPRNPQPLAQPAFEDTEFSFGKDYYYSVRSVAVSGKASRESEGSASLKLSPKDVYAPAAPTGFAVSAEGNVIKLYWFPNSETDLAGYRIYRSTSETEGFTELTRPAADDSTYVDAAVEPGVKYYYSITAVDTAEPPNESERSEVRTDRIAPHAPGGTKPPPGKP
- the hslU gene encoding ATP-dependent protease ATPase subunit HslU, whose protein sequence is MVFYMPGEVTEKAVPLSSDDLTPRQIVVELDKYVVGQRAAKRAVAIALRNRTRRLKLPPEMAEEVAPKNIIMIGPTGVGKTEIARRLARLTSSPFIKVEASKYTEVGYVGRDVESMIRDLVELAVEMVRSEKAKEVRQRAARNVEDRLLELLLPPLERPHPGGIASEVGAEATEQHERSREKLRQQLRSGALEDRMLDLEVRASSFPAMRIFSSAGMEEMDINLKEMMPGMFGGKSRKRRMSVAEARDHLLREEEEKLIDPDSVAKLAVKRVEESGIIFIDELDKIAGRETGHGPDVSREGVQRDLLPIVEGTTASTKYGMVKTNHILFIASGAFHVSKPSDLIPELQGRFPIRVELDTLSEEDFVRILSEPKNALTRQYVALMETEGLHMSFTPDALQTIARYAAEVNERTENIGARRLHTLMEKLLDEVSFAGSEQEEKTVVIDAAYVQRMLAGVIRDQDLSRYIL
- the hslV gene encoding ATP-dependent protease subunit HslV, yielding MRLRFEHTTILCVRHKGQVSMAGDGQVTLGHSVVKHGARKIRRVYNGTILAGFAGSAADAIALFTKFEAKLEEFRGNLERASVEMVKDWRTDRVLRRLEAHLVVANGSHAYLLSGTGDLIEPDDGLIALGSGGPLALAAARALIKHSDLDAPTIATEAMRITSDIDIYTNDNIAVETL